The genomic segment GGTGCGCTTCAACGAAGTGGAAATCCTGGTGCTGGACGAAGCCGACCGCATGCTGGACATGGGCTTTATTCGCGATATCCGCAAGATCCTGGCGTTGCTGCCGGCCAAGCGCCAGAACCTGCTGTTCTCAGCTACCTTCTCTAACGAAATCCGCACCCTGGCCCAGGGCCTGCTGGATAACCCGGTGCAGGTAGAAGTCGCTGCCCGTAACACCACCGCCGAGAAGGTGAAACAGTCGGTGTACCCGGTCGACCAGAGCCAGAAGACGGCGTTGCTGAGCAAGTTGGTGCGTGACAATGCCTGGGAACAGGTGCTGGTGTTCACGCGCACCAAGCACGGCGCCAACCGCCTGACCCAGAAATTGGAAAAAGACGGCATTACCGCCGCGGCCATCCACGGCAACAAGTCCCAGGGTGCCCGCACCCGTGCGCTGGCGGACTTCAAGGCCGGCGAAGTGCGTGTGCTGGTTGCTACCGATATCGCCGCCCGCGGCCTGGATATCAAGCAGTTGCCCCAGGTGGTGAACTTCGAACTGCCGAATGTGCCGGAAGACTACGTTCACCGCATCGGCCGTACTGGCCGTGCCGGCGAAAGTGGCCATGCCCTGTCGCTGGTGAGCGCCGATGAAGGCAAGATGCTGGCAGGCATTGAGCGGTTGATCAAAAAGCAGCTGCCGCGCAAGGAAATCGAAGGCTTTGAGCCGAAGAACAACCTGCCGCTGAAGCCCAAAGCCAAGGCGGACCCGAGCAAGGCTCGCAATCGTCGCCCTCAGGGTGGCGCTGGCAAGAGCTTTGGCCCGAAACCGGCTGGTCGCAGCGGCGGTCGTGGCCGTGGTGGTCAGGGCGACGGCCAAGGCCGTGGCCAGGGGCAGGGTAGAAGTGGCCGCCCGGCTCAGCGCCAGAGCGCCTGAGCACTCCGGTTCTCCAGACATAAAAAAGCGGGGCTGAAAAGCCCCGCACAGGAGAACGCACCAGCTGGCAGCCCACAGACCAGAAGGCTGCCAGGGGTACGTGGGATCAGAACTTGTAGGTGAAACCGACCATGTAGACCATGGGGTCGATTTCTACTTCGAACTTGTCTGTCTGTGCGGCGAAGTCACCGTTCGCATCGTAAACCTTCACACGGGCATCGGTATTGATGTCTGCCCACCAGATTGCCGCGTTAAGACCAAAATTCTCACTCAGCATGTAGTCCATGCCCACTTCCACGGCCACGCCAACACTGTCGTCCAGGTCCAGCGACGTGCGGGCTCCGGGGTTGCCGTATTCTGCAGCAACCACGCTATCCAGAGTTCCGGTGGTCTTCTCTTCAAAGAAAGTGGTGTAGTTCACGCCCACGCCCACGAATGGCTGGAAGGCTGAAGAGCTTGCCAGCGGAAAGTATTGCAGGGTCAGGGTTGGCGGCAGGTGTTTGGTTTCGCCCAGCTTGACGTCACTCGGAATATCGCCGCCACCGTTGATGTTGTGCTTGAACGGGGTTGCACCCAGCAGGCCGACACCGAGGTTGTTGGTAAACATATAGGTGGCACGCAGGCCCAGCTGTGTATTGGAATCGACAGTGACTTTTGAATCTGCACCGGAAAGCAGCGGTGCGCCACCCACAGTAATAGAATCACTGGAATCATCCGGTGCCACATGCACAACACCCGCACGCAGAATGAAATCACCCGCTTCGAAAGCCTGAACGGCCGGTGCAGTTGCCATCACAGCCGCTGCCAGAACACCCATTTTGAAACCACGAGACATAGCCATCTCCTTATCCATTAAAAGTCGATGGACTCAATGTAATGGAGCGGGGCCGGGGAAACTTGATTTAGCGCAAGAAATGGCGGGCAGCGGATCTGGTTTGGTGTGGCTCTTGATTCAGCTCAAAAAAATCGGGGTGATTCCTGAGAATGCGGTTTGCCCTTATGGTCAGGCCGTTTTGCTGTCGCTTTCAGCATTGTCTGGAACGAACACATCACGGATTGACAGTGGTTGGCCTTCGGCATTGCGCACGGTAACCGGTTGCACCGGCTTACCGGTATCGCGATCGCGCAGGTCCAGGGGCTGGCCGTCCGGGGCGGGGTTCCACTTGTCGCCCCACTGGCGCAGAGCCACCACTACCGGAAACAGGTCGCGGCCTTTCTCCGTGAGCCGGTACTCAAAGCGTGAGCCGTGCTCGCCCACATCCACTTTACGCAAAACTTCGTTGTCGACCAGTTTAGCCAGTCGGTCGCACAGAATGTTCTTGGCAATCCCCAGCTGCTGCTGAAAATCCACAAACCGGCGGGTGCCGTACATGGCATGCAGCACAATCAGCAGCGACCACCAGTCCCCCACTTCATTCAGGGCGCGGGCGACGGAGCAGTTGGAGTCATCAAAACGTTTTCTGGCCATGTGGGGGAGTGTACCGAATAGGGTTGCATTTTGAAACCGGATTTAATAGGGTTGCTTTAAGAAACCAAATTGATGAGGTTGCATACTGTTTATGAGCATGAATCTAGGACCGTTGTTTGAACCGTTTGAACTTCACAACCTCAAGCTGCGCAACCGCGTAGCCATGGCCCCGATGACCCGCAATTTCTCGCCCAAGGGTGTTCCGGGCCAGGATGTGGTGGACTACTATCGCCGCCGCGCCGAGGCCGGTGTTGGCCTGATCATTACCGAAGGCACGGTAGTGAATCACGCGGCTGCCAACGGTTACCCGAACGTACCGGCCTTTTATGGCGACGAAGCCCTGGCGGGCTGGAAGAAGGTGGTGGATGCCGTGCACGAAGCCGGCGGCGCCATTTTCCCGCAACTGTGGCACGTGGGCGCGGTACGCAAGGAAGGTATCGAGCCGGATCCGTCGGTTCCCGGTTATAGCCCGTCCGGCCTGTTCGCTCCGGGCAAGCCCAACGGCAAGGCCATGACCAAAGAAGACATTCAGGACGTGATCAAAGCCTTCGGCGATGCCGCTCAGGATGCCAAGGCTCTGGGCTTTGACGGCGTGGAAATCCACGGCGCCCATGGTTACCTGCTGGACCAGTTCCTATGGGAAGGCACCAATCAGCGTGACGACGAATACGGCGGCAGCATGGAAAACCGCCTGCGCTTTGTGGTGGAACTCGTCGAAGAAGTCCGCCATCGCGTTGGCCCGGATTACCCGATCATGCTGCGCTTCTCTCAGTGGAAGCAGCAGGACTACGAAGCAAGACTGGTGAATAGCCCCGAGGAACTGGAACGCTTCCTGAAGCCTCTGGTGGAGGCCGGTGTCGACATCTTCCACGCTTCCACCCGCCGCTTCTGGGAGCCGGAATTTGAAGGTTCCAACCTGAATCTGGCCGGGTGGACCCAGAAGCTCACTGGCAAGCCAACCATGTCTGTCGGCAGCGTGGGCCTGACCGAAGACTTCATCAGCGGCACCTTCGCCAGCCAGAAAGAAGCCGTGGAGCAGTCCGGTATTGATGAGCTGGTTGAGCGCATGACCAACGGCGAATTCGACCTGATCGCTGTTGGCCGCGCCCTGCTGCAAGATCCGGAATGGCTGGTGAAAGTGAAAGAAGGCCGATTGAATGAAGTGGAAGCCTTTGCCAAGAAATCCCTGGCCAAGCTTTACTGATCGAACTACTCCTTCGATCCTGCTTGCCGCGGCGCCTTCTAAGGCCCCGCGGCTTTTTTGTGGGTGAAAGTTATCCGGTTGTTAATCGCACAGTTTTACAGAATCGCTATGCTGTGTTCAGTAATGATTCAACCATCGAAAAAGGAGTTGTATATGGCAGTGGCTCGACATCTGAAACTGGCTGGCATGGCCTTGTTGTTGGCGACCCTGGTGGGCTGCGCGACGGTAGGCCGCGATTTTGCGACCCACAATGTGGACCAGATCCGCATTGGTGAAACCACCCGGGCGGACATTCAGGACATGTTCGGCGAGCCCTGGCGCACCGGGGTGGAAGACGGCAAGCGTACCTGGACTTATGGCAAGTATCGCTGGTCTGCCTTTGGTGATGCAGAAACGACGGACCTGGTGGTGCGGTTCAACAGCGATGGTACGGTGTCATCCTACGTTTTTAATACCACCGAGTAAGGCTGTTCAGTGCCGGGGCGGGCTTCAGGTTTGCCCCGGTGCAGCTTTCAACGCCAGCACCTCTTCCTCGTTTAGCCCCTCAATCATGGCCCCCCGGAACTGCCGGTTGATAAACCGTTCGGTTTCCTGCTGGATCTTTTCCCGCTGCTCGGGCTTCTCAATGTAATCCATGGCCCGGAACAGGATATAGCGGATGGTCATGTGGGAAACTTCATGCACCACAGCGGCCTCCACACCTGGCACCAATCCCCGCTCAAGAATGTCCTCCGCCATCTCCCGGGCACTGGCATCCAGCTGCGCCTCCAGCGCCCGGCGTAACACCGGCGAGGGCCCGTGCAGCTCGCGGACGGCGACCGTGGTGGCGGCGGGATTGGCGAGGAAGTAGTGGTACACAAAGGTGACGGTGTCGTGGGATGCCTGCTCGGATGAATCCGCCATCTGCCGCAGTTGTCGCACGCCGGTTTTCATGTCCTCGGCGATATACCCCAGTACTTGCAGCCCGAATTCGTCCAGGCTCTTGAAGTGCCGGTAAAAGGTATTCGGATTCAACCCAGCCTCACGGGCCAGCTCCCGCAGCCCGAGTGATGTCAGGCTCCGTGTTTCGGTAATCAACCGCAATGCGGCCTGCACCAGTTTCAGTTTTCCGCCGGCCAGTGTGTTCATCTAAGCCTCGTGTTTTTGGAGTCAGGCTGGTTCGGTGCCCGCTTCCGTTTCTGGAGTTAGTCCACTCTGGTGGAGCTTTCGAGAACCGCTGTAAATACGTCCCTGTACGCTTGCTTTCCGCCATCCATGGCTCCAAGCATTTTCGAAAGCTCCACCAGAGCGGACTCTCGAACATTGGCGTATGGATTCCTTCCCAAAAGTTCAATTTGGGAGACGGCTATCACAATAGTTTAACGGTTGGTTTGGGGGGGGGCTTCAAAAACTGTGCGGAGCCATGGATGGCGGAGCCCAAGCGTCACATGGATGTGCCGAAGGAGCGTGTTTTGGAAAGCCATCCCCAAATCAACCAAACACCATAAGCCAAAGGCCAGCCGGTGCTATCTACCCAAGCAAGCGGCGAACCGAGCACCCAATCTAAAGGCCGCACAGGCCAACAATCTGTCACCCAGGGCCAAACACCCGAACCAGAGTATACAAGTGTCTACCCGTGGGAGTATACATGTGTCTACCGGTCATGATGACCACCGAAACAACAACAGGCAAGGCCAAACAGGCCACACAGGAGTGCAGCAATGACACAAACCGCACAGATCGCCATCATCGGCACCGGCTTCTCCGGCCTCGGCATGGCCATCAAACTCAAAGAAGCCGGCTTCAACGACTTCGTTATCCTCGAACAAAGCGACGACATCGGCGGCACCTGGCACGAAAACCACTACCCCGGTTGCGCCTGCGACGTGCAATCTGCGCTGTACTCCTTCTCCTTCGAACAGAATCCCAACTGGAGCCGGATGTTCGCGCCCCAGCCGGAAATCAAAGCCTACCTGCGCCACTGCGCGGAAAAGTACGGTCTGCTCGAACATATCCAGCTCAATACCCACGTGGCCGGTGCCCGCTGGAATGACAAAACCGGTGCCTGGACCATCGAAACCTGCGACAGCCCCAAGCTCTGGGCCTACATGCAAACCAACAACCTGAAGCCCGGGGATGTCCTGGATCGCAGCGACAAAACCCTGCCCAGGTTCCGCAAGCTGCACGCCCAAGTGCTGGTATCCGGTATGGGTGGCCTGAGTACTCCTGCCTACCCGGATATCAAGGGCATGGACACCTTCACCGGTACCAGCTTCCACTCCCAGAACTGGGACCACGACTATGATTTTCGCGGCAAGCGAGTGGCGGTGATCGGCACCGGAGCCTCGGCCATCCAGTTTGTTCCGGAGATCGCCAAGGATGCCGCCCACCTGGATCTGTACCAGCGCACGCCACCGTGGATTATGCCCAAGCCGGACCGGGAAATCCGCCCGCTGGAGCGGATGATGTTCCGTAAGGTGCCGCAGACCCTGAATGCGTTTCGTCAGAGCATCTACTGGACGCTGGAAGCCCGGGTGCTGGGCTTTGTCGGTAACCCGCGCATCCTGAAAATCGGTGAGCTGCAGGCCCGCCGCCACATCCGCAACCAGATCAAGGACAAGGACCTGCGCAAGAAAGTCACGCCGGATTTCCATTTCGGCTGCAAGCGGGTGCTGATTTCCAACAACTACTACCCGGCGCTCGACCAGGAACACGTGGATGTGCTCACCGATGGCATCCGTGAGGTGAAAGGCAACACCATCGTGGATAGCAATGGCACCGAGCGCCAGGTGGACTGCATCGTTTATGGCACCGGCTTCAGGGCCCAGGAGCCGATTCCCCGGGGCATGATCTACGGCCGTGGCGGCCAGGACCTGCTCGATGCCTGGCGCGAAGGGGCGGAAGCCTACAAGGGCACCACGGTGGCCGGCTTCCCCAATTTCTTCATGCTGATGGGCCCCAACACCGGCCTCGGCCACAGCTCCATGGTGTACATGATCGAATCCCAGGTTCAGTACGTGCTGGATGCCCTGAAAAAAATGCAGCACCGGGGCTGGAAGACGGTGGAAGTGAAGGAAGACGCCGTCAGCCAGTACAACGCCTCGATTCACGCCAAACTCGGCGATTCGGTGTGGCAGACCGGCTGCAAGAGCTGGTACGTGAACGAGAATGGTAAGAACACCACCCTGTGGCCGGGCTTTACCTGGCAGTTCCGGCAGCAGACCAAGCGTTTTGATGCCGAGCAGTATGTGTGTGAAGCTACGGAGGTGATGGAGCAGGGTGGGGAGCCGGCATTGGTTGGCTAGGTCCGGAGAAACGACAGAGTCCGAGCCTGGGTGGGCCGGGCTCTGTGGCCTTTTTTGGTTTGATCTTGGATAGGCGCCAGCTTTCCGGTACATTTGTCCACACTTCAGGCATGGATTGTGCCGATTAATACTTTGTGGAAACACGGACGTGACCAAAATAGCAGACCCGCACTCGCTTGCGCTTCACGAAGCGTTGATGATCGAGGGTGGCTGGGACCAATACTCCGATAAGGAACTGGCCAGCTACCTTTCGAGTTCCAGTTCTACCCCTGCCCGATTAAGAGACCAGCTTGCCAGTGGCGAGTTGGTGTTGCTGAAAGAGATCCCGGCGGCTCCCGTTTTCAGGCTGGTATCCGGGCGCATTGTTCCCACGGAAAGCACCTATGCAGCCATTGCAGAGAATGCCGTCACGGCCTTCGAAAAACGCTTCGGTGACCGGCAAGCGTTTCCTTCCAGAGGCACCGCCTACGCTCATTCCGATAGCCTGCCACCACCGCCCAAGCTCGACTACACGCCGGAACCCCCGGTGATTGAGCCACCACCTGAGCCTCTACACCCGCCGGTGGTGATCTCGGAAAACTTTGGGCTTCCGCCCCTGGGGCCCAAGGTATTCGCCAAGTCTTGCACCCGGCCCTCCGGGGATACCGACAGTAATGAGGGCGAGGAAAAGGCCAGCAATTTCGGCACCCTTGCGATGCTTGCCCCCGCCACGGTCACCAGCCCTGGGGCAAACGGCTTGCGGCCGCTGGGCCTGATCTCTGGTTCGGCAATGAGACTGGCAAAAGGCTGGGCCATGGCCGCGCGCATTGGTGCCGGAGTACTCAGCACCGCCGGCAGTGCAGTGCTGTTGGCACTCTGGCCATCCAAATTGGGCGACAGCACCCTGTACACCGAGGAAGAACTGCTTGAGATGGCTGAGGCGGCCATTCGGGTGCGTTTTCATCTGCACGTGGATGCCACCGGAAACCTCCGGGTGGCCGGCTATCACGTCAACGACAGCACCGGATACAAAGACCGGGTTCCGGTTGCTCACGCAGAGCTCAAGGGCGAGAATTTTGAAGTGGTGGTTGATGACGACTTCACCCTCGTGTGGTACCCGGATGACAGCGGCCACCGCCCGGTAGTGAGCACCGAATACCCGGCGGATTCCGGTATTGATCCCTACAGCATTCTGGTGACCCCCATCCAGGAGGATGGCCAGGAACACTCGCCACCCGGCTACCAGCGGCCGTTTGAGGATCAGGTCGAGCTGATTGTCAGGTTTCCGGCGGACAGTGGAATCGAGCCGTTATATCTGGTTTTCCGGAAGACAGCCCGGGATGAACGAGGGGTGGTCACTGGAGGCGGAGAAGAAATTACTGGAACTTGGTTAGAGAGCGCTTCAAGAGATCTTGGAGCGCCGATACCTGCTCAGATTGCAGATCGGCTTAGGGGGCGTGAGTTCGCGAGTTTTGATCGGTTTCGAGAGGCATTTTGGCTAGAAGTTTCCGGAGACCATACGTTGCTCTCCCAATTTAAAGGCTCAAACCAAGAGCTAATAAAACAAGGTTATGCTCCTTTCCCTAGATTCAGAGATCAGGCTGGCGGGCGTGAGAAGTATGAGATACACCACCTGGAAGAAATTCAAAATGGCGGGGCAGTCTATGACCTCGACAACATGACGATCACTACCCCAAGAAACCACATTCGAATTCATTCAAAGGGCAATCTATGAAAGATAGGATTGAAGAATACACCGAAGCCGAGTTCAAAAAGCTCGTTCAGGACATTTGCTCTGTCAATGTAGCCAGTGAGGATGAGCACACGCAACTAGTTAGACTGTTCTGCCGTTTGACACAGCACCCTGATGGCTCAGACCTGATCTACTACCCTGACGATGAGGCTGATGCCACTCCTGAACGGATTACTGAAATTGTAAAGAATTGGAGAGCAGATCAAGGATTACCTGGATTCAAGCGATAGCTTTTTCCGCAACACAAATATCGCAAAGGGAAAACCGGGACGGATCTATATTTGCAGGGAACGCATGAACACGGAACACGATACAGATTACCAATACCGCGAGCGGGTGGTG from the Marinobacter sp. LQ44 genome contains:
- a CDS encoding OmpW/AlkL family protein — protein: MSRGFKMGVLAAAVMATAPAVQAFEAGDFILRAGVVHVAPDDSSDSITVGGAPLLSGADSKVTVDSNTQLGLRATYMFTNNLGVGLLGATPFKHNINGGGDIPSDVKLGETKHLPPTLTLQYFPLASSSAFQPFVGVGVNYTTFFEEKTTGTLDSVVAAEYGNPGARTSLDLDDSVGVAVEVGMDYMLSENFGLNAAIWWADINTDARVKVYDANGDFAAQTDKFEVEIDPMVYMVGFTYKF
- a CDS encoding TetR family transcriptional regulator, whose protein sequence is MNTLAGGKLKLVQAALRLITETRSLTSLGLRELAREAGLNPNTFYRHFKSLDEFGLQVLGYIAEDMKTGVRQLRQMADSSEQASHDTVTFVYHYFLANPAATTVAVRELHGPSPVLRRALEAQLDASAREMAEDILERGLVPGVEAAVVHEVSHMTIRYILFRAMDYIEKPEQREKIQQETERFINRQFRGAMIEGLNEEEVLALKAAPGQT
- a CDS encoding bacteriocin immunity protein; the protein is MKDRIEEYTEAEFKKLVQDICSVNVASEDEHTQLVRLFCRLTQHPDGSDLIYYPDDEADATPERITEIVKNWRADQGLPGFKR
- a CDS encoding DEAD/DEAH box helicase: MSFSSLGLSEQLVRATADQGYETPSPIQQQAIPAVLSGKDVMAAAQTGTGKTAGFTLPLLQRLAENPRTGKGPRALILTPTRELAAQVHDSVNLYSKYVPTKAAVVFGGVKINPQMMKLRKGLDVLVATPGRLMDLYQQNAVRFNEVEILVLDEADRMLDMGFIRDIRKILALLPAKRQNLLFSATFSNEIRTLAQGLLDNPVQVEVAARNTTAEKVKQSVYPVDQSQKTALLSKLVRDNAWEQVLVFTRTKHGANRLTQKLEKDGITAAAIHGNKSQGARTRALADFKAGEVRVLVATDIAARGLDIKQLPQVVNFELPNVPEDYVHRIGRTGRAGESGHALSLVSADEGKMLAGIERLIKKQLPRKEIEGFEPKNNLPLKPKAKADPSKARNRRPQGGAGKSFGPKPAGRSGGRGRGGQGDGQGRGQGQGRSGRPAQRQSA
- a CDS encoding NADH:flavin oxidoreductase, which codes for MSMNLGPLFEPFELHNLKLRNRVAMAPMTRNFSPKGVPGQDVVDYYRRRAEAGVGLIITEGTVVNHAAANGYPNVPAFYGDEALAGWKKVVDAVHEAGGAIFPQLWHVGAVRKEGIEPDPSVPGYSPSGLFAPGKPNGKAMTKEDIQDVIKAFGDAAQDAKALGFDGVEIHGAHGYLLDQFLWEGTNQRDDEYGGSMENRLRFVVELVEEVRHRVGPDYPIMLRFSQWKQQDYEARLVNSPEELERFLKPLVEAGVDIFHASTRRFWEPEFEGSNLNLAGWTQKLTGKPTMSVGSVGLTEDFISGTFASQKEAVEQSGIDELVERMTNGEFDLIAVGRALLQDPEWLVKVKEGRLNEVEAFAKKSLAKLY
- a CDS encoding S-type pyocin domain-containing protein is translated as MTKIADPHSLALHEALMIEGGWDQYSDKELASYLSSSSSTPARLRDQLASGELVLLKEIPAAPVFRLVSGRIVPTESTYAAIAENAVTAFEKRFGDRQAFPSRGTAYAHSDSLPPPPKLDYTPEPPVIEPPPEPLHPPVVISENFGLPPLGPKVFAKSCTRPSGDTDSNEGEEKASNFGTLAMLAPATVTSPGANGLRPLGLISGSAMRLAKGWAMAARIGAGVLSTAGSAVLLALWPSKLGDSTLYTEEELLEMAEAAIRVRFHLHVDATGNLRVAGYHVNDSTGYKDRVPVAHAELKGENFEVVVDDDFTLVWYPDDSGHRPVVSTEYPADSGIDPYSILVTPIQEDGQEHSPPGYQRPFEDQVELIVRFPADSGIEPLYLVFRKTARDERGVVTGGGEEITGTWLESASRDLGAPIPAQIADRLRGREFASFDRFREAFWLEVSGDHTLLSQFKGSNQELIKQGYAPFPRFRDQAGGREKYEIHHLEEIQNGGAVYDLDNMTITTPRNHIRIHSKGNL
- the bamE gene encoding outer membrane protein assembly factor BamE, whose amino-acid sequence is MAVARHLKLAGMALLLATLVGCATVGRDFATHNVDQIRIGETTRADIQDMFGEPWRTGVEDGKRTWTYGKYRWSAFGDAETTDLVVRFNSDGTVSSYVFNTTE
- a CDS encoding flavin-containing monooxygenase, which produces MTQTAQIAIIGTGFSGLGMAIKLKEAGFNDFVILEQSDDIGGTWHENHYPGCACDVQSALYSFSFEQNPNWSRMFAPQPEIKAYLRHCAEKYGLLEHIQLNTHVAGARWNDKTGAWTIETCDSPKLWAYMQTNNLKPGDVLDRSDKTLPRFRKLHAQVLVSGMGGLSTPAYPDIKGMDTFTGTSFHSQNWDHDYDFRGKRVAVIGTGASAIQFVPEIAKDAAHLDLYQRTPPWIMPKPDREIRPLERMMFRKVPQTLNAFRQSIYWTLEARVLGFVGNPRILKIGELQARRHIRNQIKDKDLRKKVTPDFHFGCKRVLISNNYYPALDQEHVDVLTDGIREVKGNTIVDSNGTERQVDCIVYGTGFRAQEPIPRGMIYGRGGQDLLDAWREGAEAYKGTTVAGFPNFFMLMGPNTGLGHSSMVYMIESQVQYVLDALKKMQHRGWKTVEVKEDAVSQYNASIHAKLGDSVWQTGCKSWYVNENGKNTTLWPGFTWQFRQQTKRFDAEQYVCEATEVMEQGGEPALVG
- a CDS encoding winged helix-turn-helix transcriptional regulator, which codes for MARKRFDDSNCSVARALNEVGDWWSLLIVLHAMYGTRRFVDFQQQLGIAKNILCDRLAKLVDNEVLRKVDVGEHGSRFEYRLTEKGRDLFPVVVALRQWGDKWNPAPDGQPLDLRDRDTGKPVQPVTVRNAEGQPLSIRDVFVPDNAESDSKTA